DNA sequence from the Colletotrichum higginsianum IMI 349063 chromosome 10, whole genome shotgun sequence genome:
TATACGCACCTACATAGACTCGTTTTGCCACGCCGCGCGCTCTTCTCAGGCCATTTTCGATACAAAGCTTGCTCGCTCTTGCGCCATCTTCCCTGACATCCCAACGCACCAGCCGCCTCTAGGATCTCCCCTGAGCATGCGATTCGGCCTACAACCACCACTCTGAACAGCCGCCAGTCCTCTCCGGTTTTAATTACATTTTCCTCATctttcctctcttcctcctgcgCAAACATGATGGGCAAGAAGGAAATTCCTGCCCGCGGGGACCTAGTTGACTACAACCACACTGTTGCTGGCCAGTAAGTAATAATAATCAAGCTCCGCTTCGCTCCGCTCGCCACAGACCCCCTTTCCACATTTCTACATGAGATGCATTCGCTAGCTGGTACGGCGAAAGGATTCTAACGTCGTGCCGCCATTCTCCAGTGCAGGAACCATGtgcgacgccgacggcgagctgtTCATCAAGCCCTGCACGCAGGCAGAGATCGATTTCTACAACTCGGCCAACGAGAACCACGCCGACTTCGCCGACCTGATGCCCCTGTTCATGGGCACCTTGATGCTCAGCGACTCTGCCGAGCTTAGTTCCATCGAAGACGGCGTACCCGGCCCCGTCGCATCAGCCGCTgccaaggaggagctgaCCCAATCCGTCACGGGACAGCCCAGTATCGCGCAAGAGTCGCACCAGGATAAGGAGAAGTGGGTGCAGAACAAGTCGAAAAGAATCAAGACGGACCAGGCTGTCGTGCTCGAGAACTCGGGATCTGGCTTCACGTCGCCCAACTTTCTCGATGTCAAGCTGGGCGTGAGGCTTTGGGCCGATGACGCgcccgccgagaagaagcggaGGTTCGACGAAATCACGCGCAAGACGACACATGGCCCCCTGGGCTTCAGAATCGCCGGCATGAAGGTTTGGCGCGGTTCGACCCTGAAGTCGGAGCTCGACCACGAGGACTACAAGATCTACGACAAGGACTACGGTCGTACCTACGTAAACACAGAGAACGTCGTCGAGAACTTCCGTAGGTTCATCTTCAACAAGaccgccggcatcgacgacgattTGGCCCGTGCCGTGGCCCAAGCCTTCCTCCGTGACCTGCGCAACGTAGAAGAGGTCCTTTCTTCGAACGAAAGCAGGATGTACTCGGCCAGCCTCTTGTTCGTTttcgaaggcgacggcgacaaaCTGAAGGACGCCATCGCGCAGAACAACACGGCTGTCGATAGggtcgaggcggtcgaggccTTGGTTGGGTCGAGCGAGAAGCCCGGTAGACCTGCCCTTAGAGTGGATAGTGGTATCGAGCTGATCGATGAAGACCGCGTGACCATTGATGCTGCCGTCAacggaggcgacgacgaagacgaagacgacgacgacgatggcccGACACTTCCCAAGATCTATTCCCTGAAGCTCATCGACTTCGCTCACGCGCAGTGGACGCCCGGCCAAGGCCCTGACGAGAATGCGCTCAAGGGTGTACGGAGTCTGATCAAGATTTTCGAGGAGCTGGTGCAATGAGGGCCGACTCTCCCATGAGCCGGCTCAACGATAGAACGCGGGGAGCGTATGGACTTCCCGGACCTACGGCTCTGGCAGCATGACGACGAACAAAAGTTTTACAAATCATGGTTTGTGGGACGGACAAGACCAAAACCAGGGACCTTCCAACAGCAGGCATCAGACGAGCACGTTTTGCTCAACGACTAAAATACCCAGATACAGCGCGTGGACAAGAGTTGCGGATTAGACATCGCTCCTCATGGGGACAGACGAACGGGTGGGCTCGCATTCAAGTCGTGATTATGACATTGAGGATAAGGATATATACCATCAACAACCGGCGTCAGGGTTCCCTTTCATTCATACAATACCATTACAGTTCCAGTCTTCGTCCTCTGACCCTCTGCTTCGCCATTCCTCCAATGAGTTCCGAGTAATAGCAGGGGATGCAAAGATCACCTCGTCAAAATATGGGACCTGCATGGAACCAATGCAGGTCGATTGGATTTGAAGTTGCGACGACACGGACGACATTTGCTGGCGACCCCACATTGACAATAGAAAGAATGCCTACCGGCGAGGGTATTTAGTGAAGGCGGGGTGGGCTGAAGCAGCCCAGTGTTAGTTCTGCTATAAAGCCTTTGGATTATCTTCAAGTCGTTATCCTTGGCCTTTCAGTATGGGACAAGCTAGTAAAGGTGACATCATAGGAGCCCTGGTGGATTACGAATGCCTTTCTAAAACTCTACTCTCCCAGGCAAGATGGTTCAAAACGAGGTTTGCAGTCACCAGTCGATCAGTTCGTCACGAACTTCTTCAGTGGATTCACAAGAAGAGTCTTGAAGAAGGTTCTTCCACTCACTCATATTGGCGAGAGTGGGGAATAGCTTCAAGCCCTGGACTCACCGAACTGGAGCCACCGCAGCGCTAAGATGTTTCGAAGATGCAGCTTGAATGAGGAGTGAGCGAATCTGGTGTTGTTCAAGTACCCGCCGTTGAAAGTGTCGCCAGTTGCGAAATGCTGGCAGCAGTGACATAACGACCGATATGCTGACGTAATTGAGGCGCGCTAGAGTCGGAACGGCAACTAGTTTCTCCGATCAGTCCCTGTCAGTGCTGTCATGTCTAGTTGTCGTCGCACGGCATGCGGCGACCTAGAACTTTTTGAGGCCTCAGCGACCATCGCAATCCGAGGTCCTGAATCACGACCCGGACACCTCACTGTACCCACGACCATGGACGACCTCCTGAACCTCGAGCTTCTGTCGCTCGTATCAAAGGTTACGTCTGAGCTGCAGAACCATTTGGGCGTCTCCGACAAGACCCTCGCCGAGTTTATCATCGCCCagcgcgtcgacgccgaggactACGATGCCTTCAAGAAGAAACTCGCCGCCATGGGCGCCGACTTCCCGCCGAGTTTGGTCGAGAGCGTCGATCGTCTCGTATTGACCATGCACCCGAAGATGAAGGGCAAGGCGCAGAAgaacggcgccggcgccggcggcagcagcgaggaccaacaccaccgaagcaccgccgagaaggagcagATCTTCAGAGGTCTGTCTGTGCCGGATAAGCCGGTGGCATACGACAACATCGGAGACGGCGTGGATGCCATCGACGACACCCTGGCCTTGTTGGAAGGATTGGAGGGCAAGGCGCGGAAAGAAAAACCAGACTCGCGCAAGCGCAGTCGCAGTCCAGACGATGGTCGCGAAGCGCGGCGGAAACACAGAGGTCGGTCCAGGTCaagggaaagaaggaaaCGAGACAAATACCGGTCGCGGTCTCGATCGTTCGACGATTACGAAAACGGGCCTTCTTTGAAGCAGAGAAGCAAACGACGCAACTACGacaacgaggacgacgaccggTTCAGGAGGGCACCTGAacccgaggtcgacgacgccccgCAGCTGCACAAGGTTTATAGCGGACACGTTACTGGGATCAAAGATTTCGGAGCGTTTGTCAACCTACACGGTGTTCgcggcaaggtcgacggcTTGGTTCACATCTCGAGGCTGGTGGAAGGCCAACGGGTCAACCATCCCTCTGACCTGCTGACCAAAGGCCAggaggtcaaggtcaaggttGTCAACATTGAAGGAAACAGGGTAGGCCTTTCCATGAAAGAGGTCGACCAAGAGACCGGACTGGATCTCCACCCAGAAGTCAGGATATCGTCGGGAGCGAACCTGGAAGCGctgggtggcggcggcagtcgAAACAACAACATGTTTGACGAcacgccgatgccgccgccgcaacaCCAGCCTCGTCGACAAAAGAAGCGCATGACATCGCCGGAGAGATGGGAGATACGACAGTTGATCGCATCTGGTGTTGCAAAGGCATCCGACTACCCCGACCTGGAAGAAGACTATAATGCAACCCTcagaggcgacggcgagctggagctggaaCAGGAGGTCGACATCGAGGTCCGAGAGGAGGAGCCGCCGTTCTTGGCGGGTCAGACGAAGCAGTCACTCGAGCTGTCACCCATCCGCGTTGTCAAAGCGCCAGACGGCTCAATGAACCGAGCTGCCATGTCGGGCACTGCGCTCGCaaaggagagaaaggagCTCAAGCAGCAAGAGGCGGAagcagcggcggccgaaGACTCCAAGGTCGACCTCTCTGCGCAGTGGAACGACCCGATGGCGGACCCTGACAAGCGCAAGTTCGCCAGCGATCTACGGAATGCCAAGTCGCAGATGGGACAGAACAAGCCCGACGCCGTGCCGGAATGGAAGCGAGCGGTGGCGCCAAAGGACCAAGCATTCGGCAAGCGGACCAACATGAGCATCAAGGACCAGAGAGAATCCTTGCCCGTTTATGCGTTCCGACGCAAGTTCTTGGATGCCGTCAGGGAGCACCAGGTCATGGTCGTCATTGGAGAAACCGGCTCGGGCAAGACGACGCAACTGACGCAGTATCTCGCCGAAGACGGCTTCGCCAACCACGGAGTCATTGGCTGCACACAACCCCGACGCGTGGCCGCCATGTCCGTCGCGAAGCGTGTGGCCGAGGAAGTTGGCACCcccctcggcgaggccgtcggaTACACGATTCGTTTTGAGGACAAGACCAGCCCGGCGACCAAGATCAAGTATATGACGGACGGTATGCTGCAGCGTGAGATCCTGGTGGACCCGGACCTGAGGCGGTACTCGGTCATCATGCTTGACGAGGCCCACGAACGCACAATTTCTACGGATGTCTTGTTCGCGCTgctgaagaagacgatgaagcGCCGGAAGGACTTGAAGGTCATCGCCACATCAGCAACGCTGGATGCCGACAAGTTCTCGTCGTACTTTGACGGATGCCCCATCTTTACCATTCCCGGCCGAACGTTCCCTGTCGAGATCCTCTACTCCCGCGAACCGGAGTCCGACTATCTCGATGCCGCACTGGTCACTGTCATGCAGATTCACCTCACCGAGCCTCCTGGTGACATTCTGCTATTCTTGACAGGCCAGGAAGAAATTGACACGTCTTGCGAGATCCTGTATGAGCGGATGAAAGCTTTGGGGCCAAACGTCCCAGAGCTTATCATTCTACCGGTGTACTCGGCACTTCCTAACGAGATGCAGAGCCGCATCTTCGACCCTGCACCTCCTGGCTGCCGAAAGGTAGTCATTGCCACCAACATCGCCGAGACCTCCATCACCATCGACAACATCTATTTCGTCGTCGACCCTGGTTTCGTCAAGCAGAACGCCTACGACCCGAAGCTCGGCATGGACTCGCTTGTCGTGACCCCGATTTCACAGGCGCAGGCCAACCAACGTGCTGGTCGTGCGGGACGTACGGGGCCTGGAAAATGCTTCCGTCTCTATACCGAGGCTGCCTACCAGTCGGAAatgctgccgacgacgatccCTGAAATCCAGCGCCAGAACCTGTCCCACGTCATTCTCATGCTCAAAGCGATGGGCATCAACGACCTGCTGCACTTCGACTTCATGGACCCTCCGCCCATCAACACGATGCTCACGGCGTTGGAGGAGCTCTACGCCCTTAGCGCgcttgacgacgagggccttCTCACGCGTCTAgggaggaagatggcggaCTTCCCTATGGAGCCGTCACTGGCCAAGGTGCTTATCATCTCGGTAGACATGAAGTGCTCGGCCGAGATGCTCATCATCGTGGCGATGCTGAATCTGCCCAACGTGTTTTACCGGCCCAAGGAGAAGCAGTCACAGGCGGaccagaagaaggccaagttCCACGACCCGCACGGCGACCACCTGACGCTCCTCAACGTGTACAATTCGTGGAAGCAGAGCAGCTACTCGAGCCCGTGGTGTTTCGAAAACTTCATCCAGGCGCGGTCGATGAAGCGGGCCAAGGACGTACACGACCAACTCGTCAAGATCATGGAGCGGTACCGGCACCCGATCCTCAGCTGCGGGCGCAACACGCAAATCGTGCGGCAGGCGCTCTGTTCGGGCTTCTTCCGCAACGCGGCGCGCAAGGACCCGCAGGAGGGCTACAAGACACTCATCGAGGGCACGCCGGTGTACCTACACCCGAGCTCGGCGCTGTTCGGCAAGCAGGCCGAGTGGGTAATTTACCACACGCTCGTGCTGACGACCAAGGAATACATGCACTGCACGACAAGCATTGAGCCCAAGTGGCTCGTGGACGCGGCGCCGACCTTCTTCAAGGTGGCGCCGACGGACCGGCtgtcgaagaggaagaaggccgaaAGGATCCAGCCGCTGCACAACAAGTACGCGGGCGAGGATGACTGGAGGCTCAGCGCGCAGAGGAagggcgggcgcggcggcggcggcggcggtacgTGGGGTTAGAAGAAGTTGTCTGTCCGTCCGTCTTTCTGTCTATCTGTCTGTCCGTGGGAAAAGCGTGGGGGGAAGACACAAGAAGGGGCCGAGACGAGGATTTAGGTCATTGTAATAGCTCAGTAAATATACCCAAGAAGAGTTCCGACACACTATGACATGGGCAGACGTGGCCTGGGGATCAGCGCGCATCTCGAATGCTTGGAATTTGGAATTCCTCTGGATGTGACTCCCGCTCCATGGGCCTTTTGTGACTCTAGCAGAGACACTTGCAGTCAAGAGGGACATGAAAGTTTGCCTGCCGGCGAGGTCAGACCAGTAAaacaaggggggggatgtTCTCAGAGAGGGCGGGCCGGAAAGTCATTTGTTGCGACGTTTTCACGACGCCAAAGCCGGCTGAGACCTTTGGGAGCCAAGATGTCGGATAACCTGGTTCTGTGCGGGAGTTTGAGGTTTGAAGATAGCTCTTCCGTCCAAAGGAAGGGGTTTAAGCATCAACGGTGAGTATCGAAGAGCGCCCAAAACGTCGACTTGGCATTACGACTTGGCGTTGTGTTAGCCTGAAGCCGGGACGGGAAGCCGAGAGAGGCAAAGCTGATGACAAGAAACCCGGAAActgggggaagggggggagggacaAGGTTGGCCGGTGGATGTGAATGGACtttcgacgccgccgggagTTCCAGACGGTCCAGCCCAGTTGCGGTCATGTCCCTATTCATTCAGTTAAACGACCCGTCATGCGGCCATGTCCCGGGTTAACCCCCCCTTTATCCCCCGCGGGCTTCCAAGCAAGTTCTGCAGGCGAGGGTGGTTTAGACTTTTCGGGAAGGGTGGAAAATGACATGACTGCAATGACTCGCAgctgggagagggaggggggggctggATGGGTGGTTTCTTTTGATATTCCTGCCGCGGACGGGTTCCCGGACATGGGTCCCGGGACCTCCGGGGGGCATCCCGGACGGCGATCAATCAGGGCCAGCCAAACATGGTGACTATTCGCGCTTATACCGTGTAGTACTATAGAGACAACAGGGGGGACGTTTGCATGCGAGTGTTCCCGCTGCGAGATCGAAGTCTATCCGCTGTCT
Encoded proteins:
- a CDS encoding Inositol polyphosphate kinase; its protein translation is MMGKKEIPARGDLVDYNHTVAGHAGTMCDADGELFIKPCTQAEIDFYNSANENHADFADLMPLFMGTLMLSDSAELSSIEDGVPGPVASAAAKEELTQSVTGQPSIAQESHQDKEKWVQNKSKRIKTDQAVVLENSGSGFTSPNFLDVKLGVRLWADDAPAEKKRRFDEITRKTTHGPLGFRIAGMKVWRGSTLKSELDHEDYKIYDKDYGRTYVNTENVVENFRRFIFNKTAGIDDDLARAVAQAFLRDLRNVEEVLSSNESRMYSASLLFVFEGDGDKLKDAIAQNNTAVDRVEAVEALVGSSEKPGRPALRVDSGIELIDEDRVTIDAAVNGGDDEDEDDDDDGPTLPKIYSLKLIDFAHAQWTPGQGPDENALKGVRSLIKIFEELVQ
- a CDS encoding Helicase associated domain-containing protein, giving the protein MSSCRRTACGDLELFEASATIAIRGPESRPGHLTVPTTMDDLLNLELLSLVSKVTSELQNHLGVSDKTLAEFIIAQRVDAEDYDAFKKKLAAMGADFPPSLVESVDRLVLTMHPKMKGKAQKNGAGAGGSSEDQHHRSTAEKEQIFRGLSVPDKPVAYDNIGDGVDAIDDTLALLEGLEGKARKEKPDSRKRSRSPDDGREARRKHRGRSRSRERRKRDKYRSRSRSFDDYENGPSLKQRSKRRNYDNEDDDRFRRAPEPEVDDAPQLHKVYSGHVTGIKDFGAFVNLHGVRGKVDGLVHISRLVEGQRVNHPSDLLTKGQEVKVKVVNIEGNRVGLSMKEVDQETGLDLHPEVRISSGANLEALGGGGSRNNNMFDDTPMPPPQHQPRRQKKRMTSPERWEIRQLIASGVAKASDYPDLEEDYNATLRGDGELELEQEVDIEVREEEPPFLAGQTKQSLELSPIRVVKAPDGSMNRAAMSGTALAKERKELKQQEAEAAAAEDSKVDLSAQWNDPMADPDKRKFASDLRNAKSQMGQNKPDAVPEWKRAVAPKDQAFGKRTNMSIKDQRESLPVYAFRRKFLDAVREHQVMVVIGETGSGKTTQLTQYLAEDGFANHGVIGCTQPRRVAAMSVAKRVAEEVGTPLGEAVGYTIRFEDKTSPATKIKYMTDGMLQREILVDPDLRRYSVIMLDEAHERTISTDVLFALLKKTMKRRKDLKVIATSATLDADKFSSYFDGCPIFTIPGRTFPVEILYSREPESDYLDAALVTVMQIHLTEPPGDILLFLTGQEEIDTSCEILYERMKALGPNVPELIILPVYSALPNEMQSRIFDPAPPGCRKVVIATNIAETSITIDNIYFVVDPGFVKQNAYDPKLGMDSLVVTPISQAQANQRAGRAGRTGPGKCFRLYTEAAYQSEMLPTTIPEIQRQNLSHVILMLKAMGINDLLHFDFMDPPPINTMLTALEELYALSALDDEGLLTRLGRKMADFPMEPSLAKVLIISVDMKCSAEMLIIVAMLNLPNVFYRPKEKQSQADQKKAKFHDPHGDHLTLLNVYNSWKQSSYSSPWCFENFIQARSMKRAKDVHDQLVKIMERYRHPILSCGRNTQIVRQALCSGFFRNAARKDPQEGYKTLIEGTPVYLHPSSALFGKQAEWVIYHTLVLTTKEYMHCTTSIEPKWLVDAAPTFFKVAPTDRLSKRKKAERIQPLHNKYAGEDDWRLSAQRKGGRGGGGGGTWG